From a region of the Sporosarcina ureilytica genome:
- a CDS encoding demethylmenaquinone methyltransferase — protein sequence MTLSKEQKVHKVFEKISDDYDKMNSVISFNQHKKWRDDIMRRMSVKQGSVALDVCCGTADWTIALAHATGPEGSVTGLDFSEKMLEAGKPKVEQYDNIELIHGNAMELPFADNTFDYVTIGFGLRNVPDYATVLSELHRVLKPGGMVACLDTSHPEMPIYRQIFRFYFKVIMPLLGKVFAKSYQEYSWLQESADDFPGMKKLAHMFTEAGFHDVYYKSYSGGAAAGHIGFK from the coding sequence TTGACACTTTCAAAAGAACAAAAAGTTCATAAAGTATTCGAGAAAATTTCAGATGACTACGATAAAATGAATTCAGTCATTAGTTTTAATCAGCATAAAAAATGGCGTGATGATATTATGCGCCGTATGTCCGTAAAACAAGGTTCTGTTGCGCTTGATGTATGTTGTGGTACGGCCGACTGGACAATCGCACTTGCTCATGCAACAGGCCCTGAAGGTAGCGTGACAGGACTTGATTTTAGTGAAAAGATGTTAGAAGCCGGTAAGCCTAAAGTTGAGCAATATGACAACATTGAGCTGATTCATGGAAACGCGATGGAATTACCGTTTGCTGATAATACTTTTGATTATGTGACGATTGGTTTTGGTTTACGTAATGTTCCTGATTACGCAACAGTCTTAAGTGAGTTGCACCGTGTGTTGAAACCCGGTGGAATGGTCGCATGTTTAGACACCTCGCATCCTGAAATGCCGATTTACAGACAAATTTTTCGTTTTTATTTTAAAGTCATTATGCCTCTTCTTGGAAAAGTGTTTGCAAAAAGTTATCAAGAGTATTCTTGGTTGCAAGAGTCTGCTGATGATTTCCCAGGGATGAAAAAACTTGCACATATGTTTACAGAAGCCGGATTTCACGACGTTTACTATAAATCGTATAGCGGCGGTGCGGCTGCTGGGCATATTGGATTTAAATAA
- a CDS encoding heptaprenyl diphosphate synthase component 1, with translation MGRQIMNVQIESFIDEFNRIVYHPILNREIGKPILDESTLFFLLLPKLNGEEWTSSTNTAAIAVGAVYAAFDAHDKVDVENVTSTSQQLSVLSGDYLSGVYYQLLASLPNFEFIHVLSKAIGEINEVKTEFHTNLEMNTSDSLDTIRSIQAECVIQFLHTFGFAQYIPLAAAGLPLMSLVADRNGGSQELKNTSVRWTLHSDDSTEALKKLRMEMEAAISGASFLTADLVEKTREMTMPLLGKTI, from the coding sequence ATGGGAAGACAAATAATGAACGTTCAAATTGAAAGTTTTATTGATGAATTTAACCGTATTGTTTACCATCCAATTTTAAATAGAGAGATTGGTAAACCAATACTAGATGAATCTACCTTGTTTTTTCTCCTTCTACCGAAATTAAATGGAGAAGAATGGACGTCATCTACAAATACTGCTGCCATCGCCGTAGGGGCCGTATACGCTGCGTTTGATGCGCATGACAAGGTTGATGTGGAAAATGTAACGTCCACGTCACAACAGCTGTCAGTCCTTTCTGGAGACTATTTAAGTGGTGTCTATTATCAGTTACTTGCATCGCTACCGAATTTCGAATTTATTCATGTATTGTCAAAAGCAATTGGTGAAATAAATGAAGTTAAAACAGAATTCCATACGAATTTAGAGATGAATACAAGTGATAGTTTAGATACAATCCGTAGCATTCAAGCTGAATGTGTGATTCAGTTTTTACATACGTTTGGATTTGCACAATATATTCCGCTAGCTGCCGCAGGACTTCCACTCATGTCGTTAGTGGCAGATAGAAACGGGGGTTCACAGGAATTGAAGAATACGTCTGTTCGGTGGACTTTACATAGTGATGATTCAACGGAAGCATTGAAAAAACTAAGAATGGAGATGGAAGCAGCCATTTCAGGCGCAAGCTTTCTGACCGCAGATTTAGTAGAGAAGACCCGAGAAATGACTATGCCCTTGCTTGGAAAGACGATTTGA
- the mtrB gene encoding trp RNA-binding attenuation protein MtrB, whose protein sequence is MLQSDYIVIKAKEDGVNVIGLTRGDDTKFHHTEKLDHGEVMVAQFTEHTSAMKIRGEAEIHTANGIITSEGKK, encoded by the coding sequence ATGTTACAATCAGATTACATCGTAATAAAGGCGAAAGAAGATGGTGTGAACGTTATCGGATTAACTCGAGGTGACGATACGAAGTTTCATCATACTGAAAAGCTAGATCATGGAGAAGTGATGGTTGCGCAATTTACTGAACATACTTCGGCCATGAAGATTCGCGGAGAAGCGGAAATACATACAGCAAATGGAATTATTACAAGCGAAGGTAAGAAATAA
- the folE gene encoding GTP cyclohydrolase I FolE has product MHEVDYKKMEQAVTMILEAIGEDPNREGLLDTPKRVAKMYAEVFEGLHEDPRQYFETVFHENHDEVVLVKDIPFHSMCEHHLVPFFGHAHIAYIPRDGVVAGLSKLARAVETTARRPQLQERITSTVANAIMDMLNPVGVYVVVEAEHMCMTMRGIRKPGAKTMTTVARGIYEHDDIKRSEILSLIKM; this is encoded by the coding sequence ATGCACGAAGTTGATTATAAGAAAATGGAACAAGCTGTAACGATGATCCTAGAAGCGATTGGTGAAGACCCAAATCGTGAAGGGCTTCTTGACACACCGAAGCGAGTTGCTAAGATGTATGCGGAAGTTTTCGAAGGCTTGCATGAAGATCCGAGACAGTATTTTGAAACGGTATTTCATGAAAATCATGATGAAGTTGTTTTGGTGAAAGATATTCCCTTTCATTCGATGTGTGAACATCACTTAGTTCCATTTTTTGGGCATGCGCATATTGCCTATATTCCACGCGATGGGGTTGTCGCGGGATTAAGTAAATTGGCAAGAGCTGTGGAAACGACGGCAAGACGTCCGCAATTACAGGAACGCATTACATCGACTGTAGCCAATGCAATCATGGACATGTTAAATCCTGTCGGTGTCTATGTAGTCGTTGAAGCAGAGCATATGTGTATGACAATGCGAGGGATTCGAAAGCCTGGCGCAAAAACGATGACTACTGTTGCGAGGGGCATATATGAGCACGACGACATTAAAAGGTCTGAAATTTTATCACTTATTAAAATGTGA
- a CDS encoding HU family DNA-binding protein encodes MNKSELINAVAESAGLSKKDATAAVEAVFETIQDTLAGGDKVQVIGFGTFEVRERAARKGRNPQTGKEIDIAASKVPAFKAGKALKDAVK; translated from the coding sequence ATGAACAAATCAGAATTAATTAACGCTGTAGCTGAGTCTGCAGGTCTTTCTAAGAAGGATGCAACTGCGGCAGTTGAGGCAGTTTTCGAAACAATCCAAGATACTTTAGCAGGTGGTGATAAAGTACAAGTAATTGGTTTCGGAACGTTTGAAGTTCGTGAGCGTGCTGCACGTAAAGGACGTAACCCTCAAACAGGTAAAGAAATCGATATCGCTGCAAGTAAAGTTCCTGCTTTCAAAGCTGGAAAAGCACTTAAAGACGCAGTTAAATAA